DNA sequence from the Stenotrophomonas sp. 24(2023) genome:
ACGTTCGTTGCGGCCACCACGGCTGTTGCGGTCGTTGCGGTCATCGGCACGCGGCGCGGCGCGCGACGGCGCCGGGGCGGCCGGCGCAGCCGGACGCGGCGCACGCGGGGCAGCGGCGTCGGCCGCCGGGCGCGGCGCCGGGCGGCTGGCCGCTTCCTGCTCGGCGCGCTTGGCGGCTTCGGCCGCTTCGGCCGCAGCCTTCTTCTCGGCCTCGGCACGCTCGCGTGCAGCGATTTCCTCTTCGCGCTTGCGGGCGATTTCCTCGTCACGCAGGCGGTCCTTTTCCGCCAGCGCCTGCTGCTCGGCCAGGTTGCGCTGGCGCGATTCCTCCAGCTTGCGCAGGATGTCGGCGCGCTCCTCATCCGGGGTCATGCGCGTGGCCGCCTTGTCGTAGGTGCGCTTCTGGCGCACTTCCACGTTCACGGTGGTCTTGCTGCGACCCGCGTTCACCGTCACTTCCTGGTGCTTGCGGCGGTTCAGGGTGATTTTCTTGGAAGCGGCTTCGGCTTCCTCGGCGGCCTGCTCGGGCTTGCCATGGGCACGGCGAAGGAAGCCCAGGAGCTTCACCTTCTCGGTGCTGGTCACGACCTGGTCTGGGCCACTGAACTTCATGCCGGCACCGGCCAGCTGTTCCAGCAGTTTTTCAACCGGCGTATTGACCAGTTCGGCAAGCTTGCGGATGGTGGTTTGCTGCGACATTCGGATCCTAGGTTCTTGTGAGCGCCCCCTCGCCGTAGGAGGTGACGCGGATTCTACGCCCTGAGCGGCTCAGGGCCCTGTTCATTGCCGGCTCATTCGCCGCGTTCCAGCCGGGCGATCTCTTCGGCGCGGGCGGCCAGGATCAGCGCCGCGGCGCGCGCCTGGTCCAGGCCTTCGATGCCGAACTCCACCACCTCGTCAGCGGCCAGGTCCGACAGGTCCTCGCCCGTACGCACGCCGTGGCTGGCCAAGGCGTAGGCGGTCGCCTCGTCCATGCCGGCCAGGGCCAGCAGGTCGTCGGACGGAGCGCCCTCTTCCAGGCCCTCTTCCACGGCCAGTGCATCGTTGAGCAGCGCATCGCGGGCACGCGCACGCAGTTCCTCGACGATGTCCTCGTCGAAGCCTTCCACGGCCAGCAGTTCGCCGACCGGCACGTATGCGATTTCCTCGACGGTGCCGAAGCCTTCGCTGACCAGGATGCCGGCGATTTCCTCGTCCACTTCCAGCTTGTCCATGAACAGCTGGCGGGCCGAGGCCTGCTCGGCTTCGGACTTGGCGGTGACCTGGTCCTGGGTCATCACGTTGAGCTGCCAACCGGTCAGGCGGCTGGCCAGGCGCACGTTCTGGCCGCCCTTGCCGATGGCCTGGGCCAGGCGGTCTTCGGCCACGGCCAGGTCCATCGAGTGCTTGTCTTCATCGACGATGATCGACTGCACTTCGGCCGGCGCCATCGCGTTGATGACGAAGTTGGCCGGGTTCTCGTTCCACAGCACGATGTCCACGCGCTCGCCATTGAGCTCGTTGGACACGGCCTGGACGCGCGAACCGCGCATGCCGATGCAGGCGCCGATCGGATCGGTACGGGTGTCGTGGGCCAGCACGGCGATCTTGGCGCGGTCGCCCGGGTCACGGGCACAGGCCATGATTTCCACCAGGCCCTGGCCGACTTCCGGCACTTCCAGCTTGAACAGCTCGATCATGAACTCCGGCGCGGCGCGGCTGATGAACAGCTGCGGGCCACGCGGCTCCGAACGCACTTCGGCCAGGTAGCCGCGCACGCGGTCGCCGGCGCGCAGCACGTCGCGCGGAATGCCCTTGTCCTTCGGAATGAAGCCTTCGGCGTTGCCGCCCAGGTCCACGTAGATGTTGCCACGCTCGGCACGCTTGACCACACCGGTGATCAGCTCGCCCACGCGGTCCTTCCACGCATCGACCACCTGCTGGCGCTCGGCTTCGCGCACGCGCTGCACGATTACCTGCTTGGCGGCCTGGGCGGCGATACGGCCGAAATCGGGATTTTCGATCTGCTCTTCGATGTAATCGCCGACGTCCACGCCTTCGGCTTCATCGACGGCGTCCATCAGGCGGATCTGCCGGTCGGGCGATTCCATCACCACGTCATCGGCCACCACTTCCCAGCGGCGGAAGGTTTCGTAGCTGCCATCCTTGTGGTCGATCGCCACGCGGGTCAGCACTTCCTCGTCGGGATAGCGCTTCTTGGCGGCCGATGCCAGTGCGGCCTCGATCGCATCGAAGATCACTTCACGCGGCACGCCCTTCTCGTTGGCGACCGCGTCCACTACCAGCAACAGTTCCTTGCTCATTGGCTCACTCCGCGCGCGGCTTCTTTGCCGCCGGCTCGTTGGAAGAAGAATTCGTGTTCGGCTTCGGGCGCTTCGGTGCCGGACCGGTCGGCTTGCTCGGGGCCAGGCCCAGGGCAACCCAGTCAGGCATGATGCGCGCCTTGTCGATGTTGTCCGCCGACACCACCACGGTGGCCTTGTCGACGGTGAAGGTAATGGTGCCCTGCTCCGCATCGACCGATTCGATTCGGCCCTGCAGGCGGCGGCGGTTGTCCTGCGGCAGCTTCAGCTGCACCTTGGCGTTCTGCCCCAGGTGCTGGCCGAACTGCTGCAGGTTGAACAGCGGACGGTCCACGCCGGGCGAGGACACTTCCAGCGTGTAGTTGCCGCTGATCGGATCCTCGACGTCCAGCTGCGCGGAGACTTCGCGGCTCACGCGCTCGCAGTCCTCGACGTTGATCACTCGCTCGTCCTGCTCGGCGATCAGCACATCGATGTACAGGCGCAGGGTCGCGCCGCCCGGTGCGGGCAGGTATTCGACGCCCAGCAGCTCCAGGCCCAGCGCATCGACGGTGGGGCCGAGCAGAGTCGCGATTTCGGTTGCCTTGTCGCTCACAGCCTGCCTTGTTCTTGAATGAGGAAAATGACCGGGCCAGCGGTGGGCCCGTTCCGGAAACAACAAAGGGCCCGCTGGGCCCCTTGTCCGGTGGAAATCCGGTCACTGGATTCCGGCCGCAGGGCGCGCTGACGCGATCCCCTGCGAAGCCCAGCCGCCCGGCCTGTCCATGCGTGACGCAGGGGGACCGGCCCGGGGCGCTGGTGGCGGGATGGACGCCCTCCCCGTGGGGAGCCGACCATCAGGTATACCGCCAGCCCGTGGATGATAGCCCTTGCACCGTGCTGGTGCAAGGTTGGGGGCCACTCTCCCGCCTGCCGCAGCAACCGCCGGGCCCGGCGCGGCGACGCGACGGCCACACCGGAACCACAAAGAAAAACGCCTTCGAAACAGAGCTTCGAAGGCGCATTCTTTACTTGGTAGCGGGGGCAGGATTTGAACCTGCGACCTTCGGGTTATGAGCCCGACGAGCTGCCAGACTGCTCCACCCCGCATCAGAAGCGGAATTATGAGTGATGGCTTCAGAAGATGCAAGCCTTCCCTCATTCATCCAACCGGTTGGCGCCGGCGCGGATGTTGGTAGCGGGGGCAGGATTTGAACCTGCGACCTTCGGGTTATGAGCCCGACGAGCTGCCAGACTGCTCCACCCCGCACCGGAAGTGTTTGAACTGCTGCATCACCGGTGAGGGTAGACGCGCTGCAACGATGTTCTGGCTGAACCGCTGCAGTGACAACTCAGGCTGCGCATATTAC
Encoded proteins:
- the nusA gene encoding transcription termination factor NusA; its protein translation is MSKELLLVVDAVANEKGVPREVIFDAIEAALASAAKKRYPDEEVLTRVAIDHKDGSYETFRRWEVVADDVVMESPDRQIRLMDAVDEAEGVDVGDYIEEQIENPDFGRIAAQAAKQVIVQRVREAERQQVVDAWKDRVGELITGVVKRAERGNIYVDLGGNAEGFIPKDKGIPRDVLRAGDRVRGYLAEVRSEPRGPQLFISRAAPEFMIELFKLEVPEVGQGLVEIMACARDPGDRAKIAVLAHDTRTDPIGACIGMRGSRVQAVSNELNGERVDIVLWNENPANFVINAMAPAEVQSIIVDEDKHSMDLAVAEDRLAQAIGKGGQNVRLASRLTGWQLNVMTQDQVTAKSEAEQASARQLFMDKLEVDEEIAGILVSEGFGTVEEIAYVPVGELLAVEGFDEDIVEELRARARDALLNDALAVEEGLEEGAPSDDLLALAGMDEATAYALASHGVRTGEDLSDLAADEVVEFGIEGLDQARAAALILAARAEEIARLERGE
- the rimP gene encoding ribosome maturation factor RimP, coding for MSDKATEIATLLGPTVDALGLELLGVEYLPAPGGATLRLYIDVLIAEQDERVINVEDCERVSREVSAQLDVEDPISGNYTLEVSSPGVDRPLFNLQQFGQHLGQNAKVQLKLPQDNRRRLQGRIESVDAEQGTITFTVDKATVVVSADNIDKARIMPDWVALGLAPSKPTGPAPKRPKPNTNSSSNEPAAKKPRAE